A region of Selenomonadales bacterium 4137-cl DNA encodes the following proteins:
- a CDS encoding cyclase family protein, producing MVKNWDKVKMYDLTQKLSHLTPPWPTYEPLQIKFFKRLTSNGANGQVITTSNHVGTHLDGSLHFCTHGRDIAAIPLTDLIGPGVVVDVSDIAEDYGIYTSKDIMERADVREGDILLIYTGYHKYSWDQPAADEVRYMVKHPGPTREFAEWCLKMKFKWLGVDAGSADHPINTKIREWCPRQAAECEQYFRAKYGKGIDDIFPPDHYQLMHIDLFPHDIIHVENVGGEIEKVLGKRLIIGCYPWRFEGGESSICRIVAYDEE from the coding sequence ATGGTCAAAAACTGGGACAAAGTGAAAATGTACGATCTTACGCAGAAACTGAGCCATCTGACGCCGCCGTGGCCGACCTACGAGCCGCTGCAGATCAAATTCTTCAAGCGCCTCACCTCCAACGGCGCCAACGGTCAGGTCATAACCACCTCCAACCATGTCGGCACCCACCTGGACGGCTCGCTCCACTTCTGCACCCACGGTCGCGACATCGCCGCCATCCCCCTGACCGACCTTATCGGTCCCGGCGTCGTCGTCGATGTGAGCGACATCGCCGAGGACTACGGCATCTACACCTCCAAGGACATCATGGAGCGGGCCGACGTGCGCGAAGGCGACATCCTCCTCATCTACACCGGCTATCACAAATATTCCTGGGATCAGCCGGCCGCCGACGAGGTCCGCTACATGGTCAAGCACCCCGGCCCGACCCGTGAGTTCGCGGAGTGGTGCCTAAAAATGAAATTCAAATGGCTGGGAGTAGACGCCGGCTCGGCCGACCATCCCATTAACACCAAAATCCGCGAATGGTGCCCGCGGCAGGCGGCCGAGTGCGAACAGTATTTCCGGGCGAAGTACGGCAAGGGCATCGACGACATCTTTCCCCCCGACCACTACCAGCTCATGCATATCGACCTCTTCCCCCACGACATCATCCATGTCGAGAATGTCGGCGGCGAAATCGAGAAGGTGCTTGGCAAGCGCCTGATAATCGGCTGTTACCCCTGGCGGTTCGAAGGCGGCGAATCGTCGATCTGCCGCATCGTCGCCTATGACGAAGAATAA